In the genome of Vicia villosa cultivar HV-30 ecotype Madison, WI linkage group LG7, Vvil1.0, whole genome shotgun sequence, one region contains:
- the LOC131615833 gene encoding probable LRR receptor-like serine/threonine-protein kinase At1g07650 isoform X1: MELNVLFFILLFYSTFISHLTSAATPKLNTQEVKALKEIGNKIGKKDWDFGVDPCSGKGKWNVSESDNWKGFESSVICDCSFKNNTSCHVVSMSLKEQNLSGILSPEFSKLRHLKILDLSRNIITGSIPQQWTTMNLVELSLMGNRLSGPFPKVLTNITTLKNVSIEGNLFSGFIPTEIGKLINLEKLILQSNGFTGALPSALSKLTKLNDLRLSDNNFFGKIPDFISKWTVIEKLHIQGCSLEGPIPSSISALTKLSDLRITDLRGSKSSTFPPLNNMKSMKTLVLRRCSIKGEIPEYIGVMEKLKILDLSFNSLSGKIPDSFAELDKVDFMYLTSNNLSGTIPSWVLSNNKNIDISNNNFEWENSSPTECPRGSINLVESYSLLSSKKSNIHSCLKKNFPCSTDNPRRYSMRINCGGSEANVNGSIYEADIERKGASMLFITNGWALSSTGSFMDNDIDSDPYTVTNTSKLLNVSMINSKLYTTARVSPLSLTYYGLCMINGNYTVKLHFAEIIFINDMSFNRLGRRIFDVYIQDTLVLRDFDIEQEAGGTEKPIVKKFNATVTQNTLRIQFYWAGKGTTGIPTRGVYGPLVSAISVDPNFKPPSEHEHGNRTYVILLTVGIVCGVLVVVLIMLAIMRRKGMLGGKDPVYKELQGIDLQTGLFTLKQIKTATKNFDVENKLGEGGFGSVYKGLLSDGTVIAVKQLSSKSKQGNREFVNEIGMLSGLQHPNLVKLHGCCVEGNQLILIYEYMENNCLSRILFGKGSDRKTKLDWLTRKKICLGIAKALAYLHEESRIKIIHRDIKASNVLLDKDFNAKISDFGLAKLIEDDKTHVSTRIAGTIGYMAPEYAMRGYLTDKADVYSFGVVALETISGKSNTNYRPDDEFFYLLDWAYVLQERGSLLELVDPDMGSDYSTDEAIVMLNVALLCTNASPTLRPTMCQVVSMLEGWTDIQDLLSDPGYSAAGSSSKHKSIRSHFWENPSRSQSMSIPTIYTDSSYSHVETEESNHLVKDNSVGLDK, from the exons ATGGAGCTTAATGTACTCTTTTTTATACTTCTCTTTTATTCTACTTTCATCTCACACTTGACTTCAGCTGCAACACCAAAGCTCAACACTCAAGAAG TGAAGGCATTGAAGGAGATAGGAAACAAGATTGGGAAGAAAGATTGGGATTTTGGAGTAGATCCTTGTAGTGGAAAAGGGAAATGGAATGTTTCTGAATCTGATAATTGGAAAGGTTTTGAGAGTTCTGTGATTTGTGATTGTTCTTTCAAAAACAATACTTCTTGCCATGTTGTAAGCAT GTCCTTGAAGGAACAGAATCTTTCTGGTATTCTCTCGCCGGAATTTTCCAAGCTTCGACATCTCAAAATATT AGACCTTAGTCGAAACATCATCACGGGTTCTATACCGCAACAATGGACTACAATGAACTTGGTTGAGTT ATCTTTAATGGGAAACAGATTATCAGGACCATTCCCTAAAGTTCTAACCAACATTACAACTCTCAAAAACGT GAGTATTGAAGGAAATTTATTTTCCGGCTTTATTCCAACGGAGATTGGGAAGTTGATCAACTTAGAAAAACT CATTCTTCAATCAAATGGATTCACGGGAGCATTGCCATCCGCGCTTTCCAAGTTGACCAAATTGAATGATTT GAGGCTAAGTGACAATAACTTCTTTGGGAAGATACCTGATTTCATTAGTAAATGGACAGTGATTGAAAAGCT GCACATCCAAGGTTGCTCTCTTGAGGGGCCTATACCTTCCAGCATTTCTGCATTGACAAAATTAAGTGATTT GAGGATAACTGATTTGAGAGGTAGTAAAAGCTCTACTTTTCCGCCACTAAATAATATGAAATCCATGAAGACACT AGTTTTGAGAAGATGCTCGATTAAAGGAGAGATCCCGGAGTATATCGGGGTAATGGAAAAACTGAAGATCTT AGATTTGAGTTTCAATAGCTTGAGTGGAAAGATACCTGACTCTTTTGCCGAGCTTGACAAAGTGGACTTCAT GTATCTTACTTCGAACAACTTATCAGGAACTATACCGAGTTGGGTCCTatcaaataacaaaaatat TGATATCTCTAACAATAACTTTGAATGGGAAAACTCAAGTCCAACCGAATGTCCACGAGGGAGCAT AAACCTTGTCGAGAGCTACTCCTTATTATCGTCAAAGAA AAGTAACATTCATTCATGCCTAAAAAAGAACTTCCCGTGCTCGACGGATAACCCTC GTCGTTACTCCATGCGCATTAACTGCGGTGGTAGTGAAGCAAATGTTAATGGTAGTATATACGAAGCAGACATAGAACGAAAAGGCGCTTCAATGTTATTTATCACTAATGGTTGGGCTCTTAGCAGCACAGGGAGCTTCATGGACAATGACATTGATTCTGATCCCTACACTGTGACCAATACTTCTAAGCTTCTTAATGTCTCTATGATCAACTCGAAACTCTACACAACAGCTCGCGTTTCGCCTCTTTCTCTAACATACTATGGCCTATGCATGATAAATGGAAACTACACTGTCAAGCTTCACTTTGCAGAGATTATTTTCATCAACGATATGTCATTTAACCGTCTCGGGAGGCGGATATTCGACGTCTACATCCAG GACACATTGGTGTTGAGAGACTTCGATATCGAACAAGAAGCTGGTGGTACCGAAAAGCCAATTGTGAAGAAATTTAACGCAACCGTCACGCAGAATACTTTGAGGATTCAATTCTACTGGGCTGGAAAAGGAACCACCGGAATACCGACAAGAGGAGTTTATGGACCTTTAGTTTCTGCTATTTCAGTGGATCCTA ATTTTAAGCCTCCGTCGGAGCACGAGCACGGCAACAGAACTTATGTTATACTACTGACAGTTGGCATAGTCTGTGGCGTTTTAGTCGTTGTCCTTATTATGCTGGCTATCATGAGGAGGAAGGGAATGTTAGGTGGCAAGGATCCAGTATATAAAG AACTTCAGGGTATAGATCTGCAAACAGGATTGTTcactttaaaacaaataaaaaccgcTACCAAAAACTTCGATGTAGAAAATAAACTCGGCGAAGGTGGCTTTGGTTCTGTTTACAAG GGGCTACTATCAGATGGTACAGTAATTGCAGTAAAGCAGCTATCATCAAAATCTAAGCAAGGAAACCGCGAGTTTGTGAATGAGATAGGAATGTTATCTGGACTTCAGCATCCGAATCTTGTTAAGCTCCATGGATGTTGCGTAGAAGGGAACCAACTTATACTGATATACGAGTACATGGAAAATAATTGTCTATCTCGCATTCTTTTCG GGAAGGGATCAGACAGGAAAACAAAACTGGACTGGCTTACCAGGAAGAAAATTTGCCTTGGTATAGCTAAAGCTTTGGCTTATCTCCATGAAGAATCCAGAATTAAAATTATACATAGGGATATCAAGGCAAGTAATGTGTTGCTGGACAAGGATTTCAATGCAAAAATTTCAGATTTCGGTTTGGCAAAACTTATAGAAGATGACAAAACACATGTTAGCACTCGGATTGCGGGAACAAT CGGTTATATGGCTCCAGAATATGCAATGCGCGGCTACTTAACGGATAAAGCAGACGTTTATAGCTTTGGCGTGGTTGCGTTGGAAACTATCAGCGGAAAGAGCAATACAAATTATAGGCCGGACGATGAATTTTTCTACCTTCTAGATTGG GCCTATGTTTTACAAGAGCGAGGAAGTCTTTTGGAGCTAGTTGATCCAGATATGGGTTCAGATTACTCAACTGACGAAGCGATTGTAATGCTAAATGTAGCTCTCTTGTGTACTAATGCATCTCCAACACTTAGGCCAACAATGTGCCAAGTTGTAAGCATGCTTGAAGGTTGGACCGACATTCAGGATCTTCTTTCGGACCCGGGGTATTCGGCGGCTGGTTCAAGTTCAAAACATAAGAGCATAAGAAGCCACTTCTGGGAGAATCCAAGCAGATCACAAAGCATGTCAATACCTACTATTTATACTGATTCCTCTTACTCACATGTTGAAACAGAAGAGAGCAATCATCTTGTAAAAGATAACTCAGTTGGATTAGACAAATGA
- the LOC131615833 gene encoding probable LRR receptor-like serine/threonine-protein kinase At1g07650 isoform X2: MLSLKEQNLSGILSPEFSKLRHLKILDLSRNIITGSIPQQWTTMNLVELSLMGNRLSGPFPKVLTNITTLKNVSIEGNLFSGFIPTEIGKLINLEKLILQSNGFTGALPSALSKLTKLNDLRLSDNNFFGKIPDFISKWTVIEKLHIQGCSLEGPIPSSISALTKLSDLRITDLRGSKSSTFPPLNNMKSMKTLVLRRCSIKGEIPEYIGVMEKLKILDLSFNSLSGKIPDSFAELDKVDFMYLTSNNLSGTIPSWVLSNNKNIDISNNNFEWENSSPTECPRGSINLVESYSLLSSKKSNIHSCLKKNFPCSTDNPRRYSMRINCGGSEANVNGSIYEADIERKGASMLFITNGWALSSTGSFMDNDIDSDPYTVTNTSKLLNVSMINSKLYTTARVSPLSLTYYGLCMINGNYTVKLHFAEIIFINDMSFNRLGRRIFDVYIQDTLVLRDFDIEQEAGGTEKPIVKKFNATVTQNTLRIQFYWAGKGTTGIPTRGVYGPLVSAISVDPNFKPPSEHEHGNRTYVILLTVGIVCGVLVVVLIMLAIMRRKGMLGGKDPVYKELQGIDLQTGLFTLKQIKTATKNFDVENKLGEGGFGSVYKGLLSDGTVIAVKQLSSKSKQGNREFVNEIGMLSGLQHPNLVKLHGCCVEGNQLILIYEYMENNCLSRILFGKGSDRKTKLDWLTRKKICLGIAKALAYLHEESRIKIIHRDIKASNVLLDKDFNAKISDFGLAKLIEDDKTHVSTRIAGTIGYMAPEYAMRGYLTDKADVYSFGVVALETISGKSNTNYRPDDEFFYLLDWAYVLQERGSLLELVDPDMGSDYSTDEAIVMLNVALLCTNASPTLRPTMCQVVSMLEGWTDIQDLLSDPGYSAAGSSSKHKSIRSHFWENPSRSQSMSIPTIYTDSSYSHVETEESNHLVKDNSVGLDK; encoded by the exons ATGTT GTCCTTGAAGGAACAGAATCTTTCTGGTATTCTCTCGCCGGAATTTTCCAAGCTTCGACATCTCAAAATATT AGACCTTAGTCGAAACATCATCACGGGTTCTATACCGCAACAATGGACTACAATGAACTTGGTTGAGTT ATCTTTAATGGGAAACAGATTATCAGGACCATTCCCTAAAGTTCTAACCAACATTACAACTCTCAAAAACGT GAGTATTGAAGGAAATTTATTTTCCGGCTTTATTCCAACGGAGATTGGGAAGTTGATCAACTTAGAAAAACT CATTCTTCAATCAAATGGATTCACGGGAGCATTGCCATCCGCGCTTTCCAAGTTGACCAAATTGAATGATTT GAGGCTAAGTGACAATAACTTCTTTGGGAAGATACCTGATTTCATTAGTAAATGGACAGTGATTGAAAAGCT GCACATCCAAGGTTGCTCTCTTGAGGGGCCTATACCTTCCAGCATTTCTGCATTGACAAAATTAAGTGATTT GAGGATAACTGATTTGAGAGGTAGTAAAAGCTCTACTTTTCCGCCACTAAATAATATGAAATCCATGAAGACACT AGTTTTGAGAAGATGCTCGATTAAAGGAGAGATCCCGGAGTATATCGGGGTAATGGAAAAACTGAAGATCTT AGATTTGAGTTTCAATAGCTTGAGTGGAAAGATACCTGACTCTTTTGCCGAGCTTGACAAAGTGGACTTCAT GTATCTTACTTCGAACAACTTATCAGGAACTATACCGAGTTGGGTCCTatcaaataacaaaaatat TGATATCTCTAACAATAACTTTGAATGGGAAAACTCAAGTCCAACCGAATGTCCACGAGGGAGCAT AAACCTTGTCGAGAGCTACTCCTTATTATCGTCAAAGAA AAGTAACATTCATTCATGCCTAAAAAAGAACTTCCCGTGCTCGACGGATAACCCTC GTCGTTACTCCATGCGCATTAACTGCGGTGGTAGTGAAGCAAATGTTAATGGTAGTATATACGAAGCAGACATAGAACGAAAAGGCGCTTCAATGTTATTTATCACTAATGGTTGGGCTCTTAGCAGCACAGGGAGCTTCATGGACAATGACATTGATTCTGATCCCTACACTGTGACCAATACTTCTAAGCTTCTTAATGTCTCTATGATCAACTCGAAACTCTACACAACAGCTCGCGTTTCGCCTCTTTCTCTAACATACTATGGCCTATGCATGATAAATGGAAACTACACTGTCAAGCTTCACTTTGCAGAGATTATTTTCATCAACGATATGTCATTTAACCGTCTCGGGAGGCGGATATTCGACGTCTACATCCAG GACACATTGGTGTTGAGAGACTTCGATATCGAACAAGAAGCTGGTGGTACCGAAAAGCCAATTGTGAAGAAATTTAACGCAACCGTCACGCAGAATACTTTGAGGATTCAATTCTACTGGGCTGGAAAAGGAACCACCGGAATACCGACAAGAGGAGTTTATGGACCTTTAGTTTCTGCTATTTCAGTGGATCCTA ATTTTAAGCCTCCGTCGGAGCACGAGCACGGCAACAGAACTTATGTTATACTACTGACAGTTGGCATAGTCTGTGGCGTTTTAGTCGTTGTCCTTATTATGCTGGCTATCATGAGGAGGAAGGGAATGTTAGGTGGCAAGGATCCAGTATATAAAG AACTTCAGGGTATAGATCTGCAAACAGGATTGTTcactttaaaacaaataaaaaccgcTACCAAAAACTTCGATGTAGAAAATAAACTCGGCGAAGGTGGCTTTGGTTCTGTTTACAAG GGGCTACTATCAGATGGTACAGTAATTGCAGTAAAGCAGCTATCATCAAAATCTAAGCAAGGAAACCGCGAGTTTGTGAATGAGATAGGAATGTTATCTGGACTTCAGCATCCGAATCTTGTTAAGCTCCATGGATGTTGCGTAGAAGGGAACCAACTTATACTGATATACGAGTACATGGAAAATAATTGTCTATCTCGCATTCTTTTCG GGAAGGGATCAGACAGGAAAACAAAACTGGACTGGCTTACCAGGAAGAAAATTTGCCTTGGTATAGCTAAAGCTTTGGCTTATCTCCATGAAGAATCCAGAATTAAAATTATACATAGGGATATCAAGGCAAGTAATGTGTTGCTGGACAAGGATTTCAATGCAAAAATTTCAGATTTCGGTTTGGCAAAACTTATAGAAGATGACAAAACACATGTTAGCACTCGGATTGCGGGAACAAT CGGTTATATGGCTCCAGAATATGCAATGCGCGGCTACTTAACGGATAAAGCAGACGTTTATAGCTTTGGCGTGGTTGCGTTGGAAACTATCAGCGGAAAGAGCAATACAAATTATAGGCCGGACGATGAATTTTTCTACCTTCTAGATTGG GCCTATGTTTTACAAGAGCGAGGAAGTCTTTTGGAGCTAGTTGATCCAGATATGGGTTCAGATTACTCAACTGACGAAGCGATTGTAATGCTAAATGTAGCTCTCTTGTGTACTAATGCATCTCCAACACTTAGGCCAACAATGTGCCAAGTTGTAAGCATGCTTGAAGGTTGGACCGACATTCAGGATCTTCTTTCGGACCCGGGGTATTCGGCGGCTGGTTCAAGTTCAAAACATAAGAGCATAAGAAGCCACTTCTGGGAGAATCCAAGCAGATCACAAAGCATGTCAATACCTACTATTTATACTGATTCCTCTTACTCACATGTTGAAACAGAAGAGAGCAATCATCTTGTAAAAGATAACTCAGTTGGATTAGACAAATGA
- the LOC131615835 gene encoding uncharacterized protein P8A3.02c, translating into MMMMGDEDDEEHQRLVLEQVFGPSISDDDTHCDGRSDSDTDMEEQHQRTVLEQVFGHSSSDEENDDGRSDFDSDYNWEPIEEVKGLWMLRNFLSIRQQSRLLSSIESEQWFTQPSINQAMRFGYQNLPHWAIKLSHSIRRSCSDSSFLPPNLLQREPLFDQIITNLYQPGEGISPHVDLLRFEDAIAIVSLESSCVMHFTLEELCVPVLLTPGSLVIMFGDARYLWKHEINRKPGFQSWKGELLNQSTRTSVTLRKLCSSAPPI; encoded by the coding sequence atgatgatgatgggtGACGAAGACGATGAGGAGCACCAGAGGTTGGTGTTAGAACAAGTCTTCGGACCCTCAATCTCCGACGATGACACCCACTGCGACGGTAGATCCGATTCCGATACagatatggaggagcagcatcAGAGAACAGTGTTAGAACAAGTATTCGGACACTCATCCTCCGACGAAGAAAACGACGACGGTAGATCCGATTTCGATTCCGATTACAATTGGGAACCAATCGAAGAAGTGAAAGGGTTATGGATGCTAAGAAACTTCCTATCAATTCGTCAACAATCTCGCTTACTCTCGTCAATCGAATCGGAGCAATGGTTCACGCAACCTTCAATCAACCAAGCAATGCGTTTCGGTTATCAAAACCTACCTCATTGGGCAATCAAACTCTCTCATTCAATTCGTCGTTCGTGTTCTGATTCATCTTTTCTCCCACCAAATTTGCTACAGAGGGAACCGTTGTTTGATCAAATAATAACAAACTTGTACCAGCCAGGTGAGGGAATAAGTCCTCATGTTGATCTCTTGCGGTTTGAAGATGCCATTGCTATTGTCTCTTTGGAATCGTCTTGTGTCATGCATTTCACTTTGGAGGAACTGTGTGTTCCTGTTTTGCTTACTCCTGGTTCCTTGGTTATCATGTTTGGAGATGCTAGGTATCTTTGGAAGCATGAGATTAATCGGAAACCTGGGTTTCAATCATGGAAGGGAGAATTGTTGAATCAATCCACGCGAACCTCTGTTACCCTCAGAAAACTTTGTTCCTCTGCTCCCCCAATCTAA
- the LOC131615834 gene encoding ubiquinone biosynthesis O-methyltransferase, mitochondrial translates to MKLFNHLRTLNTHHRILRNRFHPLFNKTNFFSDASLPQQPTTPHVQQPSHPSSLNRNELAKFAAIAESWWDFDGPFKPLHVMNPTRLAFIRSALCRHFKKDPYSAKPLEGLKIADVGCGGGILSEPLARMGATVTGIDAVEKNINIARLHAESDPATSAIEFCCTTAEKLVEEGRKFDAVMALEVIEHVAEPAEFCKSLAALTITDGATIISTINRSMRAYATAIVAAEYILRWLPMGTHEWSSFLTPEELVLILQRAGINVEEMAGFTYNPVTGRWSLSDDISVNFIAMGIKTNNTE, encoded by the exons ATGAAACTcttcaaccatctccgaaccctaaACACTCACCACCGCATTCTCCGTAACCGATTTCACCCTCTCTTCAACAAGACCAACTTCTTCTCCGATGCTTCATTGCCTCAACAACCCACCACTCCACACGTTCAACAACCTTCGCATCCTTCTTCCTTGAACCGCAATGAACTCGCCAAGTTCGCCGCCATTGCTGAATCCTG GTGGGATTTTGATGGCCCTTTTAAACCGTTACATGTGATGAATCCTACAAGACTTGCTTTCATTCGATCTGCATTGTGTCGACATTTCAA GAAGGACCCTTACAGTGCTAAGCCCCTGGAAGGACTTAAAATTGCTGATGTGGGCTGTGGAGGTGGAATTCTTTCCGAG CCATTAGCTCGGATGGGAGCTACTGTGACGGGAATTGATGCTGTGGAAAAGAATATCAACATTGCTCGACTTCATGCT GAATCTGATCCGGCAACTTCAGCTATTGAGTTTTGTTGCACAACAGCTG AGAAGCTAGTTGAAGAAGGAAGAAAATTCGATGCAGTGATGGCCCTGGAG GTGATCGAGCACGTTGCGGAACCTGCAGAGTTCTGCAAGTCTCTAGCAGCATTAACAATTACAGATGGAGCTACCATCATATCAACAATTAATCGTTCAATGAGAGCTTATGCAACTGCCATTGTTGCCGCAGAATACATCCTCCGCTGg CTTCCAATGGGCACTCATGAATGGTCTAGTTTTCTTACTCCAGAGGAGCTAGTTCTGATCCTGCAACGCGCCGGCATCAAT GTTGAGGAGATGGCAGGATTCACATATAACCCAGTAACAGGAAGATGGTCTTTATCAGATGATATTAGCGTCAATTTCATTGCCATGGGCATCAAAACAAACAACACAGAATAG
- the LOC131615836 gene encoding uncharacterized protein LOC131615836, with amino-acid sequence MAENSNGNDVHVEQQQQEEEESENLNYRKDKSVKQTLPEVLNRLASDILFPEPADGNSLLRRIKISVAENACLVPEASRNSAHDVLLWTRRGSPLRALLVISVGTVTFVSLTGLLVFMLFFLAATINAIVISLLMSLAAAGGFLAFFFVCATAIYIGALSIAIFVISVTTFWTIVAVLITSGWIGFFYTVWLITRKSFGLAKHSLSVTSSAITTYNTSRAARHLIHKDSD; translated from the exons ATGGCGGAGAACTCCAACGGCAACGACGTCCACGTGGAACAACAacagcaagaagaagaagaatcggaaAATCTGAACTACAGAAAAGATAAATCAGTGAAACAAACCTTGCCGGAGGTCCTTAACCGTCTCGCTTCCGACATACTTTTTCCGGAACCTGCTGACGGTAATTCCTTACTTCGCCGGATCAAAATCTCCGTCGCGGAGAACGCTTGTCTCGTTCCAGAAGCTTCTAGAAACTCCGCGCACGATGTTCTCCTCTGGACTCGCCGCGGAAGTCCTCTCCGTGCTCTCCTCGTTATCTCT GTTGGGACGGTTACTTTTGTTTCTCTTACAGGACTGCTTGTCTTTATGCTTTTCTTTTTGGCCGCAACCATAAATGCCATTGTCATATCACTGCTCATGTCTTTAGCTGCAGCTGGAGGGTTCTTAGCTTTTTTCTTTGTATGTGCTACTGCTATATACATTGGAGCACTATCAATAGCCATATTTGTGATTTCTGTTACTACATTCTGGACAATTGTGGCTGTTCTGATTACCTCAG GCTGGATTGGATTTTTCTATACTGTGTGGCTGATAACTAGGAAGAGCTTCGGCTTGGCCAAACATTCATTGAGTGTTACTAGCTCTGCAATCACAACTTACAATACTTCTCGGGCGGCCCGTCACCTTATACACAAAGATTCAGATTAA